Proteins encoded within one genomic window of Spiribacter curvatus:
- a CDS encoding Lrp/AsnC ligand binding domain-containing protein gives MAFVEVRLSDTRESALRDFNEAARGIPEIEECHLIAGGFDYLLKVRTPGISSYRRVLAESISSLPYVASTSTYVAMEAVKELGP, from the coding sequence GTGGCGTTTGTCGAAGTGCGGCTCTCCGACACCCGGGAGTCAGCGTTGCGGGATTTCAACGAGGCCGCCCGGGGCATCCCGGAGATCGAGGAATGTCATTTGATCGCGGGGGGGTTCGATTATCTGCTCAAGGTGCGCACGCCAGGTATCTCGAGCTATCGGCGGGTGCTCGCCGAGTCGATCTCGAGTCTGCCCTACGTCGCCTCCACGAGCACCTATGTGGCCATGGAGGCGGTCAAGGAGCTCGGCCCATGA
- a CDS encoding LysE family translocator, translated as MMQSLFPILGVFAVFSPALMLPGPDFVAVVRNTIGRGTGAGVLTAMGVSIGITFYAALSAIGLSTLTSRIDGFEIVVRACGALFLGYLGIRLLSTRAPIRHIEQEPAKTPAGPRNPVLLGLLVNLTNPKAIVFFASIFGSAIKPTTPSIVIAAIIAIVGVCAMLWFSTISLVTASTGLLVRLEDHQHWIERLAGLAFLGFALKIAYDLILA; from the coding sequence ATGATGCAGTCCCTGTTCCCCATTCTCGGTGTATTCGCGGTGTTCTCGCCGGCACTGATGCTACCGGGCCCGGATTTCGTGGCGGTGGTGCGCAATACCATCGGCCGGGGTACCGGCGCGGGGGTGCTGACCGCCATGGGTGTGAGCATCGGCATCACGTTCTACGCGGCGCTGAGCGCGATCGGGCTGTCGACGCTCACCAGCCGGATCGACGGATTCGAGATCGTCGTCCGCGCCTGCGGGGCGCTCTTTCTGGGCTATCTCGGCATCCGGCTGCTATCAACGCGTGCGCCGATCCGGCATATCGAGCAGGAGCCGGCGAAGACTCCCGCCGGGCCCCGTAATCCTGTACTCCTGGGGCTGCTCGTCAATCTGACCAATCCCAAGGCGATCGTCTTTTTCGCCAGTATCTTCGGCAGCGCCATCAAACCGACGACGCCGTCGATCGTCATCGCTGCCATCATCGCCATTGTGGGGGTCTGCGCGATGCTCTGGTTCTCGACCATCAGTCTGGTGACCGCATCCACCGGGCTACTGGTCCGGCTTGAGGATCATCAGCACTGGATCGAACGACTCGCGGGGCTGGCGTTTCTGGGATTTGCGCTCAAGATCGCCTACGATCTGATCCTTGCCTGA
- a CDS encoding methyltransferase family protein — translation MALTALAGAVMLTSAVWFARQKTTINPLHPERASHLVTTGPYAISRNPIYLADAALLLAWALWLGNAAGVLMVPVFMRTLTRLQIRSEEQALAVKFAETYRDYCRRVRRWL, via the coding sequence CTGGCGCTCACTGCGTTGGCAGGGGCGGTCATGCTGACCTCAGCCGTGTGGTTTGCCCGACAGAAGACCACGATTAATCCCCTGCACCCGGAGCGCGCCAGCCATTTGGTCACTACCGGGCCCTACGCGATCTCTCGCAATCCGATCTACCTCGCTGACGCCGCGCTACTGCTCGCCTGGGCGCTGTGGCTTGGCAACGCCGCCGGGGTGCTGATGGTGCCGGTGTTCATGCGCACCCTCACCCGGTTGCAGATCCGGTCCGAGGAGCAGGCCCTTGCCGTGAAGTTCGCCGAGACCTATCGCGACTACTGCCGTCGGGTCCGGCGATGGCTGTAG